The following are encoded together in the Populus trichocarpa isolate Nisqually-1 chromosome 5, P.trichocarpa_v4.1, whole genome shotgun sequence genome:
- the LOC7458452 gene encoding UDP-rhamnose/UDP-galactose transporter 2, whose translation MESENKKSAVSDVGAWAMNVISSVGIIMANKQLMSSSGYAFSFATTLTGFHFAVTALVGLVSNATGLSVSKHVPMWELFWFSIVANVSITGMNLSLMLNSVGFYQISKLSMIPVVCIMEWIIHSKQYSKEVKLSVLVVVIGVGVCTVTDVKVNAKGFICACLAVLSTSLQQITIGSLQKKYSIGSFELLSRTAPIQALSLLILGPFIDYYLNGKFITHYKISSGAILFIILSCSLAVFCNVSQYLCIGRFSATSFQVLGHMKTICVLTLGWLLFDSELTFKNIMGMVIAVVGMVVYSWAVEAEKSSNAKTVPHTKNSLTEEEIRLLKEGVESMPLKDLELSVSKG comes from the exons atgGAGAGCGAGAACAAGAAGTCGGCGGTGTCGGATGTGGGAGCCTGGGCAATGAACGTCATCAGTTCCGTTGGTATTATCATGGCCAATAAGCAGCTCATGTCCTCCAGCGGTTATGCTTTCAGTTTTG CCACAACCCTAACCGGCTTCCACTTTGCTGTAACGGCTCTTGTCGGCCTCGTTTCAAATGCTACTGGTCTCTCTGTATCAAAGCACGTCCCTATGTGGGAGCTCTTCTGGTTCTCAATTGTTGCCAATGTCTCCATCACTGGCATGAACCTGAGTCTCATGCTTAACTCTGTCGGATTCTACCAA ATTTCTAAGCTCAGTATGATCCCAGTGGTTTGCATAATGGAGTGGATCATTCACAGTAAACAATACTCCAAGGAAGTCAAGTTATCTGTTCTCGTTGTCGTCATAGGTGTTGGTGTTTGCACTGTCACTGATGTCAAGGTTAATGCCAAAGGTTTTATATGCGCCTGTTTAGCTGTTTTGTCCACCTCTTTGCAACAGATT ACTATCGGTTCCTTGCAGAAGAAGTACTCAATTGGATCTTTCGAGTTGCTGAGTAGAACAGCGCCAATTCAAGCCCTCTCTCTCCTTATTCTTGGTCCATTCATTGATTACTACCTTAATGGCAAATTCATTACACACTATAAGATATCTTCTGGTGCCATT TTGTTTATAATTCTTTCATGCTCCCTTGCTGTGTTCTGCAATGTGAGCCAATACCTCTGCATTGGAAGGTTCTCAGCTACTTCTTTCCAGGTTTTAGGTCACATGAAAACAATTTGCGTTCTCACACTGGGGTGGCTTCTTTTTGACTCTGAGCTGACTTTCAAGAACATAATGGGGATGGTTATTGCAGTTGTTGGTATGGTAGTTTATAGTTGGGCGGTGGAGGCTGAAAAGAGTTCAAATGCCAAGACTGTTCCCCATACAAAGAACAGTTTGACAGAAGAGGAAATCAGACTTCTGAAGGAGGGTGTGGAAAGCATGCCTCTGAAGGATCTTGAACTTTCAGTGTCTAAGGGGTAG